A stretch of Fundicoccus culcitae DNA encodes these proteins:
- a CDS encoding LCP family glycopolymer transferase, with protein MKKMFRKKNGSISIAKVVGWIFLIALLVVAAFAVKVYQDIQAVRQSIVVEMVDVENLRDDDVSIEEGEPLNILLIGTDDDELERDTNDGYVGRSDTLMMITLNPQNRTTKFLSIPRDALAMVDGSPDKINHAYAYGGAELTIDTVQQFLGVPIDYYAVVNMSGLISLIDAIGGIEVTSPLTFEYRGTGFVKGETREVNGVKAMNFARMRYDDPEGEVGRQNRQKIVVKAVIDKLLSFDTLTTYPEILKVVSQNVRTNFDITTALNIYQNYLPALDNISSIQFNGMEETYINEVFYFYIPISSRLQVSNEIRQQLSMSPLVASDLIDPLDSEHEIAATKVAIIFNQYPTGLSQEETDRILAMQQEAQWLREYNETEPEVVPDYTETYQPPIVQPTQPSNPPVYYPPESVNPPETTQPPVNPPVEPEVPVEPEVPVEPEQPVTPEPPVEENLPTDSTE; from the coding sequence ATGAAAAAAATGTTTAGAAAAAAGAATGGTAGCATAAGTATTGCGAAGGTTGTTGGGTGGATATTTCTCATCGCCTTATTAGTCGTAGCTGCTTTTGCTGTCAAAGTTTATCAAGATATACAGGCTGTTCGTCAGTCAATCGTCGTAGAAATGGTCGATGTTGAAAATTTGCGTGATGATGATGTTTCAATTGAAGAGGGGGAACCGCTGAATATCCTCTTAATCGGAACAGATGATGACGAATTAGAAAGAGACACGAATGATGGCTATGTGGGTCGTTCGGATACTTTAATGATGATTACGTTGAATCCACAAAATAGAACAACCAAATTTTTAAGTATTCCTCGTGATGCACTAGCTATGGTTGATGGGTCGCCGGATAAAATTAACCATGCTTATGCCTATGGTGGAGCGGAACTGACGATTGATACGGTCCAACAATTTCTTGGTGTTCCGATTGACTATTATGCGGTTGTTAATATGTCAGGTTTAATCTCCTTAATCGATGCTATTGGCGGTATTGAAGTGACGAGTCCGTTAACGTTTGAGTATCGTGGCACAGGTTTTGTTAAGGGAGAAACACGAGAAGTTAATGGTGTTAAAGCTATGAATTTTGCTCGGATGCGTTATGATGATCCTGAAGGTGAAGTCGGTCGTCAAAATCGACAAAAAATTGTTGTGAAAGCGGTCATAGACAAACTACTTTCATTTGATACGTTGACAACCTATCCTGAAATATTAAAAGTGGTTAGTCAAAATGTTCGGACCAATTTCGACATCACCACAGCTTTAAATATTTATCAAAATTATTTACCTGCATTAGATAATATTTCGTCGATTCAATTCAATGGTATGGAAGAGACGTATATTAATGAGGTATTCTATTTTTATATTCCTATCTCAAGTCGCTTACAAGTCAGTAATGAAATTAGACAACAACTTTCAATGAGTCCACTTGTTGCTAGTGATTTAATAGACCCATTAGATTCTGAACATGAAATAGCCGCCACCAAAGTAGCGATTATTTTTAATCAATACCCAACCGGCCTATCACAAGAAGAAACGGATCGCATTTTAGCTATGCAACAAGAAGCGCAATGGTTACGTGAATATAATGAGACGGAACCCGAAGTTGTTCCGGATTATACTGAAACATATCAACCGCCTATCGTGCAGCCAACTCAACCGTCAAATCCTCCGGTTTATTACCCACCGGAATCTGTCAACCCGCCAGAAACAACGCAACCACCTGTGAATCCGCCGGTCGAACCGGAAGTTCCTGTTGAACCAGAAGTTCCCGTCGAACCCGAACAGCCAGTGACACCTGAGCCTCCGGTTGAGGAGAATTTGCCAACCGATAGCACTGAATAA
- a CDS encoding glycosyltransferase, translating into MANHRAENEPMRILHIMSGFGGGISSFIKNQAEGLVNRAIIFDVVTYDECSPAFMNAIEAIGGNVYRLVNPKKDGWKAFRQSFINVLQQNTYDVVHCHISGYRALPYRYLARSYHIKKFYIHAHLTSLTNNHSIKYRIQTRLYQLINQMLSDAYLGCSKEAIYSVFGQDIPENQIMVIPNSIDSFQFIEVDEKASDLRISQRETYQFDLDDLVIGQVARLETVKNHQFTLRLAHYMEENNLAGKFVLVGEGSLKDELSAEIKRLNLQQRVFILGRIHPITEFYPMLDVLFLPSLREGLPTVVVEAQASGIPVVMADTITQEVDLHLGMVQAVALDDSLANWYQAIVKASQTQVPSMQKRLNRIKAENFTNESAARLYEQFLRGKITSYQIGQSGGYE; encoded by the coding sequence ATGGCAAATCATAGAGCAGAAAATGAACCGATGCGCATTCTGCATATTATGAGTGGTTTTGGTGGCGGAATTTCATCATTTATAAAAAATCAAGCAGAAGGATTAGTTAATCGTGCCATTATTTTTGATGTCGTCACTTATGATGAATGTTCACCAGCCTTTATGAATGCGATTGAAGCAATCGGTGGCAATGTTTATCGGTTGGTTAATCCTAAAAAAGATGGTTGGAAAGCCTTTAGGCAATCATTTATTAATGTGCTCCAACAAAACACCTATGATGTCGTACATTGTCATATCAGTGGCTATCGTGCTTTACCTTACCGGTATTTAGCCAGAAGTTACCACATCAAAAAATTTTATATTCATGCACATTTAACGTCACTGACTAATAATCACTCCATTAAATATCGCATTCAAACGCGGCTTTATCAGCTAATTAACCAAATGTTGAGCGATGCCTATTTAGGTTGTAGTAAAGAAGCAATCTATTCAGTTTTTGGTCAAGATATACCCGAAAACCAAATAATGGTGATTCCCAATAGCATTGATAGTTTTCAATTTATTGAAGTTGATGAAAAAGCCTCAGACTTAAGGATAAGCCAAAGGGAGACTTACCAATTTGACTTAGATGATTTGGTCATTGGACAAGTTGCGCGTTTGGAAACGGTAAAAAACCATCAATTCACTTTACGCTTAGCACACTATATGGAAGAAAATAATTTGGCAGGTAAATTTGTATTAGTTGGTGAAGGCTCACTTAAAGATGAATTGTCAGCTGAAATAAAGCGGTTGAACCTCCAACAGCGCGTTTTCATATTAGGTCGAATTCATCCGATAACTGAATTTTATCCCATGCTGGATGTCTTATTTTTACCCTCTTTGCGTGAAGGGTTACCAACTGTCGTTGTCGAAGCACAAGCCAGTGGAATCCCAGTGGTTATGGCTGACACCATTACGCAAGAAGTGGACTTACATTTAGGTATGGTGCAAGCTGTTGCTTTAGATGACTCTTTAGCCAATTGGTACCAAGCCATTGTCAAGGCTAGTCAAACACAGGTACCTAGTATGCAAAAGCGACTTAATCGGATCAAAGCTGAGAATTTTACGAATGAATCAGCCGCTCGTTTATACGAGCAATTTTTAAGAGGCAAGATTACTTCTTATCAAATTGGACAGTCAGGAGGCTATGAATGA
- a CDS encoding lipopolysaccharide biosynthesis protein, which translates to MKHFLKRLVGFSLGPILGAIISLIQVPILNRLLGVNEVGKAYLFQSLIVIIPTYIYFGLDQAYTREYHLYKNKRQLMQLATLIPMIAGVILFIIAIGFDQNISMWLFEDPQYYYIVWYSGVWVLATVLERFLLLTIRMEEKAIEYSMFNFLLKLGTFVVSIGLALLGWRDFKVIVYGLIFGQLFGDLILFIRYRDFLNLTDFEMDLPLLKKMLAFGIPLMIATSLSSSLTAIDNIFIKQYTTSKELGIYNSAIKIINVIGIVKTAFTSFWVPTAYRWYEERKSLKHFKFISDIVLLGLTIIFYGILIFKPVMVFLAGGEEYSDVQYIIGLLSFPHIMYTLSETTTLGIVFSRRTYLNILVSLAAFIPSILINMTLTPTLGYRGAALASFASYIMFYLARTYLSKRTGFYFGQRKQLISIALMGFVAILNAFPIEHIGWINVVFIFLTLAVQTSTIKDAISIRNNPSEWDFD; encoded by the coding sequence ATGAAGCATTTTCTAAAAAGATTAGTAGGATTTTCATTGGGACCTATATTAGGTGCCATTATCTCATTAATCCAAGTACCTATTCTTAACCGCCTTTTAGGCGTAAACGAGGTAGGAAAAGCTTATCTTTTTCAATCGTTAATCGTTATTATTCCAACTTATATTTATTTCGGGTTAGATCAAGCCTATACACGCGAATACCATCTTTATAAAAATAAACGTCAACTTATGCAATTGGCGACGTTGATTCCTATGATAGCCGGCGTGATATTATTTATTATTGCGATTGGTTTTGATCAAAATATTTCCATGTGGCTATTTGAAGATCCACAATACTATTATATTGTTTGGTATTCTGGTGTGTGGGTGTTAGCAACCGTCTTAGAACGTTTTCTCCTATTGACGATTCGTATGGAGGAAAAAGCCATTGAATATTCTATGTTTAACTTTTTGTTAAAACTAGGGACTTTTGTGGTTTCAATAGGGTTAGCTCTGTTAGGTTGGCGTGACTTTAAAGTCATTGTTTATGGTTTAATTTTTGGTCAATTATTTGGTGATTTGATTTTATTTATACGTTACCGTGATTTTCTAAACCTAACTGATTTTGAGATGGATTTACCTTTGTTGAAAAAAATGTTAGCATTTGGTATTCCTTTAATGATTGCTACATCATTATCATCATCCTTAACAGCTATTGATAATATATTTATTAAACAATACACTACTAGTAAGGAACTGGGTATTTATAATTCAGCCATTAAGATAATAAATGTCATTGGTATCGTTAAGACAGCCTTTACGAGTTTTTGGGTACCTACGGCTTATCGCTGGTATGAAGAACGTAAATCATTAAAACATTTTAAGTTTATTAGTGATATTGTGTTGTTAGGTCTCACAATTATTTTTTATGGTATTTTGATTTTTAAACCGGTTATGGTTTTCTTAGCGGGTGGGGAAGAATATTCAGATGTGCAATATATTATCGGACTCTTGAGTTTCCCGCATATCATGTATACTTTATCTGAAACGACAACTTTAGGAATTGTCTTTTCAAGACGAACGTATTTAAATATTTTGGTTAGTTTGGCCGCCTTTATTCCAAGTATTTTAATTAATATGACTTTAACCCCAACTTTAGGTTATCGTGGTGCCGCCTTAGCTTCATTTGCATCGTATATCATGTTTTATTTAGCACGTACCTATTTATCCAAAAGAACAGGCTTTTATTTTGGTCAACGCAAACAATTAATTTCCATTGCTTTAATGGGCTTTGTGGCTATTTTAAACGCCTTTCCAATTGAACATATTGGTTGGATTAATGTTGTGTTCATATTTCTAACATTGGCTGTTCAAACATCAACCATTAAAGATGCTATTTCAATTCGCAATAATCCATCCGAGTGGGATTTTGACTAA
- a CDS encoding MATE family efflux transporter, which yields MDTNQSALKTILQLAIPLIISNFIVQLYLLLENMLIGWTLGVHVLAGYTAALTIYYLFSNLAVGLILGLTIHLSNAYGARDFHRLKRSVFINYFYVVILCLSITAIGHFFLDEMLAVLNIAAESYAYAYDFLKIMFWGYSAQTIFVLLTYMFRGLGDSRTPSLFIILVSIINITLDYLAVAIFDMGIQGIALAFLLANLLGVILCFVAVRKKWPILYINFSHRQFRVSEFIGHLKNSIPIAVQSIIISIGAFFVQRSLNEIGSDAVAAQGIGARIDMFCIIGLSSIGLAMATFTAQNLGANQYARILEGVKVATILSIAIAGIFSIIFLFSGSYLVHFVSGADLSSAVVDYGTRYFLFHVPFYWTLSLLFIYRYTLQGLGYSLFPSLAGMAEVLMRILAATVLYQFMGFNGVILGDGLAWSAAALVCTINFLMIKDELQNQFNVSERV from the coding sequence ATGGATACCAATCAATCCGCACTTAAAACTATTTTACAGCTTGCAATTCCTTTAATAATCAGCAATTTCATTGTTCAGCTTTATCTATTGCTCGAAAACATGTTAATTGGCTGGACGCTTGGAGTCCATGTTTTAGCAGGTTATACGGCTGCTTTAACCATCTATTACCTATTTAGTAATTTAGCCGTTGGTCTTATTCTCGGTTTAACCATTCATCTATCGAACGCTTACGGTGCCCGGGACTTTCATCGCCTAAAGCGCAGTGTTTTCATTAATTATTTTTATGTCGTCATTTTGTGTCTGAGTATTACAGCCATTGGCCATTTCTTTTTAGATGAGATGCTGGCCGTCTTAAATATTGCAGCTGAATCCTATGCCTATGCTTACGACTTTTTAAAAATAATGTTTTGGGGGTATTCTGCGCAAACTATTTTTGTGCTTCTCACCTATATGTTTCGAGGCCTAGGTGATTCGCGAACACCTTCCTTGTTTATTATTTTAGTCTCCATAATAAATATCACCTTAGACTACCTGGCTGTTGCTATCTTCGATATGGGTATTCAAGGAATTGCTTTAGCATTTTTACTAGCTAATCTGCTTGGCGTTATCTTATGTTTTGTAGCCGTAAGAAAAAAATGGCCGATTCTATATATTAATTTTAGCCATAGACAGTTTAGAGTCAGTGAATTTATTGGCCATCTCAAAAATTCCATACCCATCGCAGTCCAATCAATCATTATTTCAATCGGTGCTTTTTTTGTTCAACGTTCCTTAAATGAAATTGGTTCAGATGCCGTCGCCGCACAAGGGATTGGTGCTCGCATTGATATGTTTTGTATTATTGGTTTATCTTCAATTGGATTAGCCATGGCTACTTTTACAGCTCAAAATTTAGGTGCAAATCAGTATGCACGCATTTTAGAGGGTGTTAAAGTGGCTACTATTTTATCAATAGCTATAGCCGGCATATTTTCAATTATCTTTTTGTTCAGTGGTTCTTATCTCGTTCATTTTGTCTCTGGGGCAGATTTATCCTCAGCCGTTGTTGATTATGGGACAAGGTATTTTTTGTTTCATGTTCCCTTTTATTGGACCTTAAGTTTATTATTTATTTATCGTTATACTTTACAAGGTTTAGGATACAGCCTGTTTCCTTCACTTGCCGGCATGGCAGAAGTCCTTATGCGAATACTGGCTGCGACGGTTTTATATCAATTTATGGGATTTAATGGTGTCATTTTAGGTGATGGCCTAGCTTGGTCGGCTGCCGCATTGGTCTGTACCATTAATTTTCTTATGATTAAAGATGAACTCCAAAATCAATTTAACGTGTCAGAAAGAGTTTAA
- a CDS encoding aminopeptidase — protein sequence MVLENFDQLLTKYAQLLIQKGINVQKDDYVQINTDIEQAPLARLLIKEAYLAGAKKVIINWTDDQTTRLGYEYQDVETLTDIPQYRIDEANDMIKKLAKRISLRSSNPNALQGIDPSKISAANKANAEAMHDVRIATQANVVSWLVAAGAGEEWAKLVFPDLATTEEQVDALWDQIFKTTRVYEEDPVDAWDEHEDRLQEKATFLNKKQFKELHYTSPGTDIVIGLPKNHLWESAGSQNQQGEVFIANMPTEEVFTAPDFRRIDGVISSTKPLSYGGVLIKDMVFEFKDGQVVKASASEGEETLLNLLDSDDGSRSLGEVALVAHQSPISQSGIIFYNTLFDENASNHLALGSAYATSVLNGTKMSQDELKEVGLNRSTIHVDFMVGSGEMDIDGITYEGEVIPVFRNGEWAF from the coding sequence ATGGTATTAGAAAACTTTGATCAATTACTAACTAAATATGCACAACTATTAATTCAAAAAGGCATTAATGTTCAAAAAGACGATTATGTACAAATAAATACAGATATTGAACAAGCCCCTTTAGCACGCCTTTTAATCAAAGAAGCTTATTTAGCTGGTGCAAAAAAAGTCATTATTAATTGGACAGATGATCAAACAACACGCTTAGGTTATGAATACCAAGACGTGGAAACTTTGACTGACATCCCCCAATATCGTATCGATGAAGCAAATGATATGATTAAAAAATTGGCTAAACGCATATCTTTGCGTTCTTCCAATCCAAATGCCTTACAAGGAATTGATCCAAGTAAAATTAGCGCAGCTAATAAGGCTAATGCAGAAGCGATGCATGACGTAAGAATTGCCACCCAAGCCAATGTCGTTAGTTGGTTAGTTGCAGCCGGTGCAGGTGAAGAATGGGCTAAATTAGTTTTCCCAGATTTAGCTACAACTGAAGAACAAGTTGATGCTTTATGGGATCAAATCTTTAAAACAACCCGTGTCTATGAAGAAGATCCAGTGGATGCTTGGGATGAACATGAAGATCGTTTACAAGAAAAAGCAACCTTCTTGAACAAAAAACAGTTTAAAGAATTACATTATACGAGTCCTGGAACGGATATTGTCATTGGTTTACCTAAAAATCATCTATGGGAAAGCGCTGGAAGTCAGAATCAACAGGGTGAGGTATTTATTGCTAATATGCCAACTGAAGAAGTCTTCACCGCTCCCGATTTTCGACGCATTGATGGGGTCATTTCAAGTACTAAACCGCTAAGTTATGGTGGGGTTTTAATTAAAGATATGGTCTTTGAATTTAAAGATGGTCAAGTAGTTAAAGCTTCTGCTTCTGAAGGCGAAGAAACGTTATTGAATTTATTGGATAGCGATGATGGATCCCGTTCTTTAGGTGAAGTCGCACTTGTAGCTCATCAATCACCTATTTCACAATCGGGGATTATTTTCTATAACACTTTGTTTGATGAAAATGCTTCGAACCATTTGGCTTTAGGCTCTGCTTATGCAACGTCTGTTTTAAATGGCACAAAGATGTCCCAAGATGAATTAAAAGAAGTAGGTTTAAATCGCTCAACCATCCATGTTGATTTTATGGTTGGTAGTGGTGAAATGGATATTGATGGTATAACATATGAAGGTGAAGTCATTCCCGTCTTTAGAAATGGTGAATGGGCTTTTTAA
- the galE gene encoding UDP-glucose 4-epimerase GalE: MAILITGGTGYIGSHTVVELLNLGTEVVIVDNYYNSKPEVLERIKEITGVEPIFYQVDILDKAALKEVFENHRIQSVIHFAGYKAVGESVSEPLKYYYNNIAGTIALLQVMDEVGVKDIVFSSSATVYGLNNPSPLKEDMPTMEANSPYGYTKVVIEQMLRDLAHADEAWSITLLRYFNPIGAHQSGRIGEDPQGIPNNLMPYITQVAVGKRDHLSVFGNDYDTHDGTGVRDYIHVVDLAIGHIRAIEKNTAVRGVKTYNLGTGIGYSVLDLVKAFEEANGITIKYEITDRRPGDIDTCYADVSLANEELNWHTEKTLMDMCRDSWNWQQNNPNGYDSPNEVK; encoded by the coding sequence ATGGCAATTTTAATTACTGGCGGTACGGGTTATATTGGAAGTCATACGGTGGTTGAACTTTTAAACTTAGGTACGGAAGTAGTGATCGTCGATAATTACTATAATAGCAAGCCTGAGGTTTTAGAGCGTATTAAAGAGATCACAGGTGTAGAGCCTATCTTTTACCAAGTGGATATTTTAGATAAAGCAGCTCTCAAAGAAGTTTTTGAGAATCATCGGATTCAATCAGTGATTCACTTTGCAGGTTATAAAGCTGTCGGGGAATCTGTTAGTGAACCATTAAAATATTATTATAATAATATTGCAGGTACGATTGCCTTGTTGCAAGTCATGGATGAAGTCGGTGTGAAAGACATTGTATTCAGTTCTTCGGCAACTGTTTATGGTTTAAATAATCCATCACCATTAAAAGAAGATATGCCTACAATGGAAGCGAATAGTCCATATGGTTATACAAAAGTTGTCATTGAACAAATGTTACGTGATTTGGCGCATGCCGATGAAGCGTGGTCAATTACTTTATTACGCTACTTTAATCCAATCGGTGCCCATCAATCAGGTCGAATTGGTGAAGATCCTCAAGGAATTCCCAATAATTTAATGCCCTATATTACGCAAGTAGCGGTAGGCAAACGTGATCACTTGAGTGTGTTTGGTAATGATTATGATACACATGATGGAACCGGCGTGCGGGATTATATTCATGTGGTGGATTTAGCGATTGGTCACATACGTGCCATTGAAAAGAACACCGCCGTTCGTGGTGTTAAAACATATAATTTAGGGACTGGTATTGGCTATAGTGTTTTGGATTTAGTTAAGGCTTTTGAAGAAGCGAATGGCATCACCATTAAATATGAAATTACAGACAGACGTCCTGGTGACATTGATACCTGTTATGCCGATGTTAGTTTAGCTAATGAAGAATTAAATTGGCATACTGAAAAAACCTTGATGGATATGTGTCGTGATTCATGGAATTGGCAACAAAATAACCCGAATGGTTATGATAGTCCTAACGAAGTTAAGTAG
- a CDS encoding O-antigen ligase family protein has translation MKTYLILLVMSVFLGTEILAVNVSVAQLTIYRLLALGTIPLLIYQLGIKNKRLVLVANSHATYALICYVLWWLWAVISVLWAENLLGWLQAVFLMTIGIASIVALYFFVSSFQQWQRLIQAVWLMISGLVVWGYFEIVTNIYLLADIEKLDKYRTFDSQPWTRIPITIFSNQNDYATLLLAYLALCLILFNLTRSTWKRLIYLVMLFASMLLIYQSGSRMALLCLILFFVVYGLLHLKWNFQPKHYLLIVSLGLAMVVLVLFLQPNLLMHLLETLRTSTLRGVITGDEARINLWHNGLMFLVKSFGFGVGAGNIEYWMEHYAYLFTNDLVNIHNWWLEILVGYGLVSFVLYVSAYGLMIYKLLQIMRSKNVFYRPVAKSLVSFMLIFILASVTSSTNMFIEWHWVYFGLIISFIKLVEMQEGKAANKRLTSQYITINREKIEVIS, from the coding sequence TTGAAGACTTACTTAATATTGTTAGTTATGAGTGTTTTTTTAGGGACGGAGATTTTAGCGGTTAATGTCAGTGTGGCTCAATTAACGATTTATCGTTTACTGGCTTTAGGTACTATCCCCCTTTTAATTTACCAACTGGGCATCAAAAATAAACGCTTAGTTTTGGTGGCCAATAGTCATGCTACATATGCTTTAATTTGTTATGTTCTATGGTGGCTTTGGGCGGTTATTTCAGTCCTGTGGGCAGAAAATTTGCTGGGTTGGCTCCAAGCCGTCTTCTTAATGACGATTGGAATTGCTAGTATTGTGGCTCTATACTTTTTCGTATCTAGTTTCCAGCAATGGCAACGATTAATTCAAGCAGTCTGGCTGATGATTTCTGGCTTAGTGGTTTGGGGCTATTTTGAGATTGTGACGAATATCTATTTATTGGCTGATATCGAAAAGTTAGATAAATATCGAACGTTTGATTCTCAACCCTGGACGCGCATTCCTATCACTATCTTTTCAAATCAAAATGATTATGCTACCTTATTATTAGCCTATTTAGCTTTATGTTTAATTTTATTTAATTTGACGCGTTCGACTTGGAAACGATTGATATACTTGGTCATGTTATTTGCGAGTATGTTGCTTATTTATCAGAGTGGCTCAAGGATGGCTTTATTATGTCTCATCCTATTTTTCGTTGTTTATGGTCTATTGCATTTGAAATGGAATTTTCAACCTAAGCATTATCTGTTGATTGTTAGCTTAGGTCTAGCGATGGTCGTGTTAGTTTTGTTTTTACAACCTAACTTATTGATGCACTTATTAGAGACCTTGCGGACGTCAACACTGAGAGGTGTTATAACTGGTGATGAAGCGCGGATTAATCTGTGGCATAACGGTTTAATGTTCTTAGTGAAAAGTTTTGGTTTTGGTGTTGGAGCCGGGAATATTGAATATTGGATGGAGCATTACGCCTATCTTTTTACAAATGATTTAGTCAATATCCATAATTGGTGGCTTGAAATACTGGTTGGCTATGGACTGGTTTCTTTTGTTTTATATGTTTCTGCCTATGGTTTAATGATCTATAAATTATTACAAATTATGCGTAGCAAAAATGTTTTTTATCGACCAGTCGCAAAAAGTCTAGTCAGTTTTATGTTAATCTTTATTTTGGCAAGTGTCACTTCTTCGACCAATATGTTCATTGAATGGCATTGGGTGTATTTTGGTTTAATCATTAGCTTTATTAAACTGGTTGAAATGCAAGAGGGAAAAGCTGCCAATAAGCGTTTAACGAGCCAGTATATAACAATTAATCGAGAAAAGATTGAGGTGATTTCATGA
- a CDS encoding flavodoxin, which yields MPEALIVFASLTGNTEQMADIVAEALESHGINVEVYDCMQADAQDFLDYDICIVGSYTYGVDGVLPDEMIDFHEELGELDLTDKVFGVFGSGDDFYEVFCAAVDFFEQQFLKTGATLGGPSVKVNLDAEEEDIVRLEALADSIAAHFNL from the coding sequence TTGCCAGAAGCATTAATTGTTTTTGCAAGTTTAACTGGAAATACTGAGCAAATGGCTGATATTGTTGCAGAAGCTTTAGAAAGCCATGGAATCAATGTTGAAGTTTATGATTGCATGCAAGCCGACGCCCAAGATTTTCTCGATTATGATATATGTATTGTAGGATCTTATACATATGGTGTTGATGGTGTTCTACCAGACGAAATGATTGATTTTCATGAAGAATTAGGTGAACTAGATTTAACGGATAAAGTCTTCGGAGTGTTTGGATCTGGAGATGATTTTTATGAAGTATTCTGTGCGGCCGTAGATTTTTTTGAACAGCAATTCCTTAAAACAGGTGCTACCTTAGGTGGCCCAAGCGTGAAGGTTAATCTTGATGCTGAAGAAGAAGACATCGTCCGCTTAGAAGCACTTGCAGATTCAATCGCAGCACATTTTAATTTATAA
- a CDS encoding LCP family glycopolymer transferase translates to MKKPSSVYQNPYLPKREKRGRAFLSKLGWLILIVFIIAIIGFLLFQLQWFRIRNAYESQIMDQSVSISSQSMVAIQNQTPIQILVIGYNQNANQIENHLIQTYAIKPDEEAILAIEFSPDLLIDINDHPSIPMKEALVQSDYADIQSEVETLIDSSIDYFFAINFSTISPLVDYLGGINIAPYETIQINDRMLEANETYVLKGDEVNQFLQRSVNETTIEYLNKEKLVFNGLCDAIFSQNHFFNAPTMIELAGQSIQTNLPINYWRQIFEEGSLVENYSLTTLLFQGITMIENNVTFEIIDENKQVEIQNQVRRFLENE, encoded by the coding sequence ATGAAAAAGCCATCTTCTGTCTATCAAAATCCTTATCTACCTAAGCGTGAAAAAAGAGGGCGTGCGTTCCTATCAAAATTAGGATGGCTTATTTTAATCGTATTTATTATAGCAATAATAGGTTTTCTATTATTTCAATTACAATGGTTTAGAATTCGCAATGCGTATGAATCCCAAATAATGGATCAATCGGTCTCAATTTCCTCGCAATCAATGGTTGCTATTCAAAATCAAACCCCGATTCAAATACTGGTAATAGGTTATAATCAAAATGCTAATCAGATTGAAAATCATTTGATTCAAACCTATGCCATCAAACCTGATGAAGAGGCAATTTTAGCTATTGAATTTTCACCTGATTTATTAATTGATATAAACGATCATCCGTCGATTCCGATGAAGGAAGCTTTAGTTCAAAGTGATTATGCTGACATACAATCAGAAGTTGAAACTTTAATCGATTCGTCGATTGATTACTTCTTCGCCATTAATTTTTCAACAATTAGCCCATTAGTCGACTACTTAGGCGGAATAAACATAGCACCGTATGAAACCATACAAATAAATGATCGCATGCTTGAAGCAAATGAAACGTATGTTTTGAAAGGTGACGAAGTCAATCAATTTCTCCAAAGAAGTGTTAATGAAACGACTATCGAATATTTAAATAAGGAAAAACTTGTTTTTAATGGCTTATGTGATGCGATATTTAGTCAAAATCATTTTTTTAATGCGCCAACTATGATAGAATTAGCGGGGCAAAGTATCCAAACGAATCTTCCTATTAACTATTGGCGGCAAATTTTTGAAGAAGGTTCTTTAGTTGAAAATTATTCTTTAACTACTTTGTTATTCCAAGGGATTACAATGATTGAAAATAATGTTACCTTTGAAATAATAGATGAAAATAAACAGGTTGAGATTCAAAATCAAGTTAGGCGATTTCTTGAAAATGAATAA